Proteins from a genomic interval of Hyalangium ruber:
- a CDS encoding RBBP9/YdeN family alpha/beta hydrolase, translating into MERSLFIVPRWAGRPDTDFYAWLEGKLRESPQGFASVRTLDMPNPSTPTIEAWVGALAGSVGSAPASSTVLMGHSVGCQAIIRYLATLPPGHAIDGVVLVAGWWDVDKPWESIVPWIETPVELARVRAAARRFVVLLSDNDPFTADHVRNRRLWEERLGAEVTLAPGGRHFNNPHEPAVLETLLSRFGSSAN; encoded by the coding sequence ATGGAGCGATCCCTCTTCATCGTCCCCCGCTGGGCTGGACGGCCCGATACCGACTTCTACGCCTGGCTCGAAGGAAAGCTTCGCGAGTCCCCTCAGGGGTTCGCTTCGGTACGCACGCTCGACATGCCCAACCCCTCCACGCCCACCATCGAGGCGTGGGTGGGGGCACTCGCCGGCTCCGTGGGTTCCGCGCCCGCCTCCTCCACGGTCCTCATGGGGCACAGCGTCGGGTGTCAGGCCATCATTCGCTACCTGGCGACCCTGCCGCCGGGGCACGCCATCGACGGCGTGGTGCTCGTAGCGGGCTGGTGGGACGTGGACAAGCCCTGGGAGAGCATCGTCCCGTGGATCGAGACGCCCGTGGAGCTCGCGCGCGTGCGCGCCGCGGCCCGCCGCTTCGTGGTGCTCCTGTCGGACAATGATCCGTTCACCGCGGATCATGTCCGCAACCGGCGCCTGTGGGAGGAGCGGCTTGGCGCGGAGGTCACCCTCGCTCCCGGTGGGCGCCACTTCAACAATCCTCACGAACCCGCGGTGTTGGAAACGCTCCTGTCGCGGTTCGGCTCCTCGGCGAACTAA